The DNA window tctgccccccccagatACCCCAACTCTGCACTCGTCGACCTCAGCACTCCTTCTtgtctcctccttttcctctcctcccctgtcaccctccctctgtctgattCATCCCATCCTGCTCTGGTGCCCATATGCCCTCATATTTATTctgttcttttatttttttgctctcCTACTCACTCGCTCTCCCACTTCCTCCTCACATCCTGAATCCTGGAATCACACCAAGTATTATTCACAACTACATACTTGGTTCATCATTTTAATCTCCATTCATATTTATAGTGTTTCACATATTTTCCTTATTCCACCTTTCTACCATCCCCATCCTCCTTTCCTCTATTTCCTGtgctttatttctctctctctcatttcaaaTGTTCCCTCACTCTCATTCCAACATAAAGGATTTGTGTTGGAACCGTGTAGCAGGTGGTGTCCCAGTAGGGTGGGCCTCTCACCCAGAGCACGGTCATCCTTCCTGGGGTATTCACTCTCAATTACAGATGGTTTGCCTGATGACAGTGTCTTGCCCCCTTTATCTTAAGAGTTCCATCGATAACAATTGAATCAGATTCATCCTTTTTTAATCGGCTGTTAAAGTTTACACTTGTGTTCAAAGAGGTATGGTAAATAGTCACTCAAATACTCAGTTGACCTTAGACCTGGGGAGAAGTGCTGGCAAATATCAGGGAATATCAAAGCTTGaccttctggtgtgtgtgtgtgtatttgtcaatACAACAGTGCTGTTTGGGTCAGTACGTGTGTGAAGtgaatgcatacagtacatacaaaacatacaaacatcCCAGCGGTATTTATAAGTAAACCCTGTACTCCACATGTTGTTGAGAAAAGTTGGAGGTGAtgttcttgtttgtgtgtgtgtgcatgggggtggtggggtacTGTAATGGTGTGTTGTCTTCGGTCAATCCCACACTCACTCACGTGTTGTCTTCTCTACCAGGGGACATCACTCAGAAAGGGTACGAGAAGAAAAGGACCAAGCTCCTGGCTCCATACATCATCCAAACACCAGGTAGGAAACTTCTAGACTTCTTTACACTTCCAGCCAGCTGTGGCCAAGGGCGTCGTTTGTGGGGGGGAAGGGTAACCgccccaatattcaaatgttATTAATGTTGTGTGACGTTACTTCAACCACCTCCATGTTCAAACCAAATCTACGCCCTTGCCTGTGAATACCAACCATGTCATGCTGAAATGCCAGAAGaatggtgggagggaggtgacAGCCAGCGTGTGCTCCCTGCTGCCCCACGGTGGCAGCTCCTCATACTACAGTGTGGCTTCTGTTCAGGGAGAGGCCTGGAGCCTGTcttgacaggcagacagacttcCCCCTTCAGTGGACCACTTCCTCCGTGGCTCCACTGGCTGTAAATATTGTCGAGGTCACACAGCCCTTCTAATATGGAGCAGACCTCGTTGAGCGCCAGGCCAAAAGTAGTTGATTCTATTCTGTGATGGGAGGTTACAATATAGACTGCTTTTGACATTTTGATTAGAGAGCTGTGCTGTGTATGGTATTCGATGATGTGCACAACGGCTCTGTTTGTTATAcgctaacgtgtgtgtgtgtatgtgtgtgtgtgttccacagtgGAGCCTCCTCAGTATGAATCTCAGGCTTCAGGTCCCAGCTCCTCTTCTGGCcatgcccctcctccttccagctCCTCTTCTGGCcatgcccctcctccttccagctCCTCTTCTGGCcatgcccctcctccttccagctCCTCTCGCTACCGTCGCTCCCGGCGACCACATCGCAGTGGCGGAACCAGGGACGACCGCTACCGATCAGGTGAGAAGTTATCGctcatgaggagagaggaggagaggtcatATGCCTAGGCCCATGAACACAGTTTGGTCAACGTATTTTGCATTTAATCAATATATGTTGCCTGAGGAAATCTGTTTAGTCATTGTTGATGGTAACGATCCAGTCTGGTTTGAAGCTGAATCTCTAGACAGGAACTTGTTTCAAAGGGACCAATTAAAGTGGCCCTTCTTTGTGTGTGgttgctggagagagagagaggtctgtcTGAGATCAGCAGGGCCCTGTGGTGAAGTAGAAAGACTGCTCTGTGACTGAGAAACCCACTCTGCAGGGGaggctgccccccctccctccagccccctcccaagccccccctcccagccccctggccccctaGCCCCGCACGGTGAAAGCAGAGTGATGTCACAGCTCGGCTATGCAGTGGGCAGTGAAGAGGGCAGGGGAATACTAAGCAGGAGGGGGGTCTTGTGTCCAGGCAGGGGTTCTGTAGCGCTCTAAGAAGGACAGTAGAGACAGAGTGGGAGGCcggaggtgggagaggagaggggaaagggaagtCTGCAAGAACAAGAAACAAGCCCCCACACTTCCACACCTGTTACTGGGGTGTCACTAGCACACCCACTGTGTAAACGCATCCTCGGcagttctgtctctcttcctgcctgctCTTCCTtcggtccctccctctctggtgAGGCTCAGGGGCCCCTGGCCTCAGGGGGACCCCGTCGGAAACTGGGATGGATCTGAGGTCAAGCAGAGCATTGCTCAAGGGATAGGGAGGGAGTGGTGCTGGAGCTAGCTACAaaccagctggagagagagagagagagagagagagagagagagagagagagagagagagagagagagagagagagatgccttCAGTCAGTCCTTCAGTCCGTTCAGTCCTCAGACTGTTTATGGTACTGTCCGGCTGATGACAGACGTGTGGAGTGTGTGATTCAGAGACTCTGTTTTATGTAACGAGGCTCTGTGTGGAGTGCAGTGCTGATGATTTATTTAGCCATGTTAGTGCTGGGTGGAAGCCGGCCTCCATCTCTGTTAGGGACTGCTCCTGTTTCACTGTGGAGTCTACATGTGTGGCTCAGTACACACGTGGGTCCTTCACTGTGTGCAAATGTAATCAAGTGAacacatttgtgtgtatttctgtgtgtgtgtgtaatgagagGGTAGGTGAGGATGATAATAGCCTAACTCAGAGCAGAATAAGTTGTATCCTGTCGCTCTGTATAGTTAGAATAGGCCTACTACAACACTGGACTGTACTATAGACCACTTCTAATGTTTATGACAGAGTTGTCTCATTTaaccgtttctctctctctctctctctctctctctctctctctctctctctctctctctctctctctctctctcactcactcactcactcacagacatCCATTCAGAAGCGGTCCAAGCTGCGTTGGCCAAACATAAAGAGGAGAAGATGGCCCTGCCCATGCCCACCAAACGTCGCTCTACCTACGTCCAGTCTCCTATTGAGGCCCGGACACCCCCAGGTAGGCCACCTGCTATTCCCTGTAAACCCCTCAGCTACGACGAGGCGCACCTCCAtcactctatctttctctgtctttcccttctctctcagacTCTTCGTCAGGGTCGGAGGACGAGGCCTCTGTCCGTAGACAGGGGTCTGTGGGGGTGTTGCTTGGTGCCCCCCCATCCCTGGCCCAGCCCAACCTGCAAAGCCCTGACTCTTGGATCAACCGCTCTGTCCAgggctcctccacctcctcctcctccgcctcctccaccctctcccatgGAGAGGGcaagccccagtcccagcctcagtctcacccccagtcccagcctcagtCTCACCCCCAGGCCCAGGCTCAACCTCAGTATAAACCACAGTATCAACCTCAGTACCAGCCCCAGTATCAACCTCAGtaccagcctcagccccagcctcatccaGCAGCAGTCGCAGAAATGCTGGCTCACACGCGCATCGGTAAGACACGCTTTCATTACCGCGGCCCAAATTATTCACAAGTTGTTGTTTGTGAGTATTCATTATGCACGTGACATATTTTTTCTCCAAAAAGAATAGAAAGTCTCAAGCTGTTTCCTAGGCTaatggagcccccccccccccccccttgtctctCCTAAGCCCCATCTGAGAACCGCGGCCCCCCGCCTGATGTGACGGCCGCGGCCCCCCAGGTCAGGGGCCCCAGGGTAGACCTGCCCAACGCTGTGGTGCGGGGCATGAGTCGAGGTCAAAGCCGCTCCAGCATGATGGAAACTGCCGACGGTACATGTTTACATGTATattagtgtgtgagagggagagagggggaaaagaacTAGTGAGAGAGTCAGCAGTAATGCTGGTGTAAGTGAGGTAGAGAGTGTACTGTATGTCGTGATCTTCATGCGCTTCTTTGTTTTCCACGTCAAATGCAGACGCCTTTTCTTTTAGTTCCAGGATTGCATTATCATTAATCCAAAACCATGTTGCTTTCTTTTCTTCTGGTCTTCTTCCACCCTGTCACTGTTTATTTGAATGGCTGTAGGGAGGGGTACCTACAGCCTGAGAGAAACCCGTAAGAAAACCTTTAATCGTCTGTGGAACGTGTGTGACCTTGTGACACTGTTTTGACCCCCTGTGCACCTTAGACCTAGGGACCGGAGTGGAGACGAGCTGTACCCACAAACATGACCCTTCTGTGTTTCCCCATAGAGACCAATGAACCCCACTCCCCATACCTCACCCCAGTCCTCCTGTTCCCAAGTGTTGAGGTAGCCCTGTGTGCTGGCTTTCATTCCACATTGAGGCCTAAGAGTCGGTTTGATTGGATGTAATTGGACGGGGTGGGGGTCAAATAGGAAATGTGTTTGGAGGTTACAGATATTTGGAGTGAAAAGCAGCACACTGTATGAGGTTAGGGAGTGTGAGGAGAAGCCTTtccctggtgtgtttgtgtgactggaTGTGTTTGTCCGGccactgcctccccccccccccccccccccccccccccccctgtagggGTGCCGGTGAACAGCAGGGTGTCCACTAAGATCCAGCAGCTGCTCAACACCCTGAAGAGGCCCAAGAGGCCCCCCCTCAGTGAGTTCTTCATGGACGACACTGAGGAGATTGTGGAAGGTGAGTGGCACTTCAATCTCATACAGAGTTGTTCACTGTGTGATCCGTCTTGACCTACGCTTGGGATTGGAGAATCAATGAGCGTTCTACGAAATATATTAGAGTTTTGAGAACACATTTACTGTAGCCTTCATTCATCTGCATGATTATTTCCTCTGTTCTCTCCATCGCAGTGCCCCAGCCGGACCCTAACACGCCCAGGCCAGAGGGCCGTCAGATCATCCCAGTGAAGGGGGAGCCCCTGGGGGTGGTCAGTAACTGGCCCCCGGCCCTTCAGGCCTCCCTGGCACGCTGGGGCTCCACACAGGCAAAGAGCCCCGCTCTTACCGCCCTGGACATCACGGGCAAACCCCTCTACACACTCACCTACGGTGAGAGAGAatactgtgcacacacatgcaagcagacGCACTCAAACAGACTCACACTGTAGCTATGTGACATTTGGTTGGTTCTCTAGGTCTTATTGTGTGGATGTTGTCCCTCTACTCTTCtatcttccttccctctctttctcctccatccctccttccacttttgtctcgtcctcctctctcgtcctcctctctcttcatcctccctcttcatcctccctccacctccaccagggaAGCTGTGGAGTCGCAGTGTGAAGCTTGCCTACACTCTTCTCAACAAGCTGGGTCCCAAGAACGAGCAGGTCCTCAAGCCTggagacagggtgagggagacaACGGCCTACACCATGcaactgacacacatacacaaacattccCTCCCACTGAACAATTGATTCAATGCAAGTGGGATTAAATCAGAACATCATCTATGACCTTTTTCTCATAAATATGTagtttattgttatttttgttaGGTCACATTATTTAAATTTTTTGCAAAGGTTTACCAAGGTCAAAATTGGCATATTTAAATCTTTAAAAAATGGAGTTGTGCCGCAGAGATGTTATGTAATccttgtgtgtctgcatgaCTGCTTCAAGGCATATTTAAGCAAGATGCAGCTTCATAGCCTTAGCTACTTTCTAAACCAAACTGGATTATTCCCTCCATTGCTAGGTGGCGCTAGTGTACCCTAACAGTGACCCTGGAATGTTCTGGGTGGCCTTCTATGGCTGTCTGCTGGCAGAGGTCATCCCTGTGCCCATAGAGGTGCCTCTGTCTCGAAAGGTGATGAACCCACAATATGTACTAGAACTGGAAACATTTAATTCTTAACATTTAGTAGCAGCATTTACAGCTATTTTAAATAGTCTCTGCTGAAGATGAGTAGTTAAAAGCAACTTTACTTTACAACTTTAGTACTTTTTACTAATGCAGCTATTTACAAGATTTAATACACATGTAATCTTCATTTACAGACCACTGCTACTGGTTGGTCACTTGGGGATGCTGGAAATAGTCAGGTGGGCTTCCTACTGGGCAGCTGTGGAGTGGGCCTGGCCCTGACCAGTGAGATCTGTCTGAAAGGTCTCCCCAAGACACCCACTGGAGAGATACTGCAGTTCAAAGGTCAGAAACGGACTAGTCTGTTTCCATTCATCCTGGACTGTTTTCTGTTACATCAGTTGTATTGTCTGAGATCTATTGGTTGCTGTATGGGATTGGCTGTCTCTGACAGGCTGGCCACGACTAAAGTGGGTGGTGACAGACTCCAAGTACCTGACCAAACCCTCCAAAGACTGGCAGCCCCACATTCCTACAGCTAACACTGACCCTGCATACATAgaggtgagtctgtgtgtgtgtgtgtgtgttttatgtgtgagtgtgaattcTAAATGTGGATTCCCCTGCTCTCTGTAGTACAAGGCCAGTAAGGAGGGCACAGTGATGGGAGTGGCTGTGTCTAAGGTCGCCATGCTGACTCACTGCCAAGCACTGACCCAGGCCTGCAACTACTGTGAAGGTGAGTATCACTGCAAGGCAGGCATACAGGAAGTGCTTTTAAGGCTCATTTTGTTCAAAAAACACATCTGCTCCACTACCTCTATATCTGTATCTGCCTGTTTCCGTAACCAGGAGAGACACTGGTGAATGTTCTGGACTTCAAAAAGGACATGGGGCTTTGGCACGGTGTTCTCGCGGTGAGTTAGGATTTGTTTATACGGCTGTTACAGGTCTATGggcatatgagtgtgtgttcgcTGTTCATGGTTGTAGATAAAACACCTACTGTAGTATGATTGAGGTTGATCGTTGCAGGCTGTGATGAACAGGATTCACACCATCAGTGTGCCCTACGCTGTGATGAAGgcctgccccctctcctgggTACAGAGAGTCCACATTCACAaaggtaatacacacacacactccgacacgcacgcaaacacacaaaccgtTACTGTCAGGAACTAGAATGACTGAATTGGTATACAAAGGAGACATCAACCAGTAGCTGGATGTCCTTCCCTGTAGCTCGGGTAGCTCTGGTGAAGTGTCGTGACCTGCACTGGGCTATGATGGCCCACCGAGACCAGAGGGACACCAGCCTGGCCTCTTTACGCATGCTCATCGTCGCCGATGGTGCCAACCCCTGTGAGTAGAGATGCTAGGTCATGTTCATTTCTTCCTCAACCTTACTGGCGGACCGTCATCTGAAAGggagctccctccctctctcccccagggtcGGTGTCGTCGTGTGATGCCTTCCTGAACGTGTTCCAGTCCCATGGGCTGAAGCCCGAGGTCATCTGTCCATGTGCTGCCTCCCCAGAGGCCATGACAGTGGCCATACGCAGGTAGGCAGCAAGATATACTAGGATCGAAATATTAGATTCATCGTTGGATGGACAGATGAATAGTTCAAAGCTCTCTATCTCAGTCTGAAATGTGTGTATACATGGGTGGTCACTGTGTGCCCTGGTCCTGTCTCCAGACCAGGGGTGCCCggcgcccccctccctgcccgtGCCATCCTGTCCATGGGCGGACTGAGCCACGGCGTCATCAGGGTCAACACCGAGGACAAGAACTCCGCCCTCACCGTGCAGGACGTGGGTCATGTGATGcctggaggtgaggaaggaggaagggactGGAGACAGGGTGCTAAACTGACAGGAGAGAAGTCGACAGAAACGACACAAATACAGGGCGGAATGGGATGACAAGTCTCACCCAGTGTGAGTCGGGGATTCTGTAATGTGCTGGTGTGTATGCTTGAATGCTGACTCTGTCCTGTCGGTCCCGTCTGTCCGTCCAGCTCTGATGTGTATAGTGAAGCCGGAGGGGCCTCCTCAGCTGTGTAAGACGGATGAGATTGGGGAGATTGTGATCAACTCGCGCGCTGGAGGCAACATGTACTACGGCCTGCCTGGGGTCACCAAGAACACGTTTGAGGTGTGGACCATCAGCCAgactcctcctcaccctgccctcacctctccccagccctgctcactcCTCCAAATGATACAGCCATATTgaaatgtttggaactatattTGATGCgtttgtgtaatgtgtgtgtgaaggtgattCCCGTCAATACCAGTGGTGCTCCTATAGGAGAGATCCCATTTGTGAGGTCTGGACTGCTGGGCTTTGTAGGACCGGTAAGTCTGGTTGGGGTCTGCATGTTAATGTGTTCTTACTCTGAgtaatgtgctgtgtgtgttagtgtgtgtgtgtctgttgagattgctgtgtgtgtcactgtgtgtctgttgagattgctgtgtgtgtcactgtgtgtctgttgagattgctgtgtgtgtctgttgacggtgctgtgtgtgtcactgtgtgtctgttgagattgctgtgtgtgtcactgtgtgtctgttgagattgctgtgtgtgtcactgtgtgtctgttgagattgctgtgtgtgtcactgtgtgtctgttgagattgctgtgtgtgtcactgtgtgtctgtgacggtgctgtgtgtgttgggtctcCAGGGCAGTCTAATCTTCATTGTGGGTAAGAACGAGGGGCTGCTGATGGTGAGTGGGAGGAGACACAACGCTGACGACCTGGTGGCCACAGCCCTGGCCGTGGAGCCTGTGAAGACCGTGTACCGTGGGAGGTGAGTGGAGCTCACTCTGCCTGCCGCCctctgtgagggtggaggggattcTACTGCTACAGTTTCCCAATGCTCTGAGAGCACTGTGATGCTGTCAGTTTGAGATATGGCCTACTACTTCCTCCTGGTGGCTTGATGGTGCACTGCATGCTCATGGGCAAAGTACTTCTTGGAATTTCCACAAATtcatttacttttaaaaagagaTGTTGTAAATGGAGCCCCCAACAATAAGAGGCAACGTTATAACTGTAAATGATGTTTTTTGTCCCCTCAGGATCTCCGTGTTTTCAGCGACAGTGTTCTATGATGAGAGGATAGTCATTGTGGCAGAGCAGAGGCCGGATGCCAGTGAGGAGGACAGTTTCCAGTGGATGAGTCGAGTACTGCAGGTAACCAACCCCTCCACAACATCACTGGGATTATCTGAAATGAACATCTTCAAATCCCTTCTATGAAGTGTATTTGCCACCAAATATATCCCAACAGATAGGGCACCTACTGTCTTTGTCCCATGTTTACTTATTCCTAATTCCTCCTGGCCTTGTACCATACTAACATTGGTGGCGTTGTGgatgtgtgctgctgtgtgcagGCCATAGACAGCATCCACCAGGTGGGGCTGTACTGTCTGGCCCTGGTGCCTGCCAACACGCTGCCCAAGACCCCCCTGGGGGGCATCCACATCTCCGAGACCAAGCAGAACTTCCTCGATGGCACCCTGCACCCTTGCAACATCCTAATGTGCCCCCACACCTGTGTCACAAACCTGCCCAAACCACGCCAGAAGCAACCaggtacaatgtgtgtgtgtgcgcgtgtgtgttttgagtgtgtgagtgagtgtgtgtgtgtatctttacGTAAAACGTGTGTCAAGTCAAGATACAGCACTCTTGAAccaagcactgtgtgtgtgtgtgtgtgtatatgtttgcttgtgcatgtgtgtgtttgttaaggaTACCTGTAGAATTGTTTGTGTACTTGACACTGTATCTGTactctgtcctgctgtgtgCAGTGGGAGTAGGTCCAGCCTCCATAATGGTGGGTAACCTGGTGGCCGGGAAGAGGATAGCCCAGGCAGCAGGCAGGGACCTGGGCATGATTGAGGACCAGGACCTGGTCAGGAAGGTAGGAGAACCACACAAACTCTTATCACACGGTCTTCTAACCAGTCAGATAGAGCAAGAGCTGGAAGCACTACCGTATCCCATGGATACCTATTACAATGTGCATGATGGTCAGGACTGTCGTGCCTTAGACGTTGCTGCTGAACACAGGGTTTCACCTAAATAGTCAAGGTTCCAGCATTCACCTTTAGATGTAAGGTAACTGTTCTAGTAACAGGTGGGCTGGCCTAGTTCCAGTCAGATCTCTTTCAACATGATCATGAAACAACATGATAGACTGTGTCTTCTGTCTTactgccctcctttctctctggaTGTAGCTCTGTATGTGGCCCACCATGATGGTAagatctggtgtgtgtgccccccccctccatgtcccctccctggtcccctGCTTCAGGAATGTGCTGTACTGTGAAAGGGCCATTGTGTCTGGAGTCATGTTCCATTTTCACATCCACGTATCAGTACTTCTAAGTTCGAACAGGATAGGTTTTTTATTCTTGTTCCTGAGTTCAGACATGGCATGTGTTTGTTCATGCAGTATTATTTGGTGAATCTACGATCCAACCTTCCCAAGCCTTATTAAACCTCAGTGTTAACCCCTCATCTCCCAGCCTCCAACCCTCTCTGTTTGGTCTCCCTCTCGAGAACATCTCTAGAACTGCTGTATTTGCTAGTTCAGTCATGTCTTCATTATTTTAAGGACTATGTTGGCTCTTGCTGCACAGTTTAAAGTGCCAGTTTGCTTGCTTGTTTGCCAAT is part of the Hypomesus transpacificus isolate Combined female chromosome 9, fHypTra1, whole genome shotgun sequence genome and encodes:
- the dip2bb gene encoding disco-interacting protein 2 homolog B-A isoform X1 is translated as MADRGADMSALPKEVRDQLAELDLELSEGDITQKGYEKKRTKLLAPYIIQTPVEPPQYESQASGPSSSSGHAPPPSSSSSGHAPPPSSSSSGHAPPPSSSSRYRRSRRPHRSGGTRDDRYRSDIHSEAVQAALAKHKEEKMALPMPTKRRSTYVQSPIEARTPPDSSSGSEDEASVRRQGSVGVLLGAPPSLAQPNLQSPDSWINRSVQGSSTSSSSASSTLSHGEGKPQSQPQSHPQSQPQSHPQAQAQPQYKPQYQPQYQPQYQPQYQPQPQPHPAAVAEMLAHTRIAPSENRGPPPDVTAAAPQVRGPRVDLPNAVVRGMSRGQSRSSMMETADGVPVNSRVSTKIQQLLNTLKRPKRPPLSEFFMDDTEEIVEVPQPDPNTPRPEGRQIIPVKGEPLGVVSNWPPALQASLARWGSTQAKSPALTALDITGKPLYTLTYGKLWSRSVKLAYTLLNKLGPKNEQVLKPGDRVALVYPNSDPGMFWVAFYGCLLAEVIPVPIEVPLSRKTTATGWSLGDAGNSQVGFLLGSCGVGLALTSEICLKGLPKTPTGEILQFKGWPRLKWVVTDSKYLTKPSKDWQPHIPTANTDPAYIEYKASKEGTVMGVAVSKVAMLTHCQALTQACNYCEGETLVNVLDFKKDMGLWHGVLAAVMNRIHTISVPYAVMKACPLSWVQRVHIHKARVALVKCRDLHWAMMAHRDQRDTSLASLRMLIVADGANPWSVSSCDAFLNVFQSHGLKPEVICPCAASPEAMTVAIRRPGVPGAPLPARAILSMGGLSHGVIRVNTEDKNSALTVQDVGHVMPGALMCIVKPEGPPQLCKTDEIGEIVINSRAGGNMYYGLPGVTKNTFEVIPVNTSGAPIGEIPFVRSGLLGFVGPGSLIFIVGKNEGLLMVSGRRHNADDLVATALAVEPVKTVYRGRISVFSATVFYDERIVIVAEQRPDASEEDSFQWMSRVLQAIDSIHQVGLYCLALVPANTLPKTPLGGIHISETKQNFLDGTLHPCNILMCPHTCVTNLPKPRQKQPVGVGPASIMVGNLVAGKRIAQAAGRDLGMIEDQDLVRKLCMWPTMMHQFLTEALQWRAQTDPDHVLYVLLNAKGVAVCTATSVQLHKRAEKIAAALTEKGSINTGDNVVLLYPPGVDLIASFYGCLYAGCVPVTVRPPHPQNLAATLPTVRMIIDVSKAASILTTQNLMRILRSKEAAATVNIKTWPTIIDTDDLPRRRPSQIYKPPTAEMIAYLDFSVSTTGMLTGVKISHAAVSALCRSIKLQCELYSSRQIAICLDPYCGLGFVLWCLASVYSGHQSILIPPFELETCLPLWLSTLSQYRIRDTFCSYSVMELCTKGLGTQTEILKARGLSLSCVRSCVVIAEERPRLSLTHSFSKLFKDLGLSPRAVSTAFGSRVNLAICLQGTTGPDPSTVFVDMKSLRHDRVRLVERGAPQSLPLMESGKILPGVRVIIVNPETRGPLGDSHLGEIWVNSPHSASGYYTIYGEESLQADHFNTKLSFGDPQTLWARTGYLGFVKRTELLDASGDRHDALFVVGSLDETLELRGLRYHPIDIETSVSRAHRSIAESAVFTWTNLLVVVSELCGSEQDALDLVPLVTNVVLEEHHLIVGVVVIVDPGVIPINSRGEKQRMHLRDSFLADQLDPIYVAYNM
- the dip2bb gene encoding disco-interacting protein 2 homolog B-A isoform X2: MADRGADMSALPKEVRDQLAELDLELSEGDITQKGYEKKRTKLLAPYIIQTPVEPPQYESQASGPSSSSGHAPPPSSSSSGHAPPPSSSSSGHAPPPSSSSRYRRSRRPHRSGGTRDDRYRSDIHSEAVQAALAKHKEEKMALPMPTKRRSTYVQSPIEARTPPDSSSGSEDEASVRRQGSVGVLLGAPPSLAQPNLQSPDSWINRSVQGSSTSSSSASSTLSHGEGKPQSQPQSHPQSQPQSHPQAQAQPQYKPQYQPQYQPQYQPQYQPQPQPHPAAVAEMLAHTRIAPSENRGPPPDVTAAAPQVRGPRVDLPNAVVRGMSRGQSRSSMMETADGVPVNSRVSTKIQQLLNTLKRPKRPPLSEFFMDDTEEIVEVPQPDPNTPRPEGRQIIPVKGEPLGVVSNWPPALQASLARWGSTQAKSPALTALDITGKPLYTLTYGKLWSRSVKLAYTLLNKLGPKNEQVLKPGDRVALVYPNSDPGMFWVAFYGCLLAEVIPVPIEVPLSRKTTATGWSLGDAGNSQVGFLLGSCGVGLALTSEICLKGLPKTPTGEILQFKGWPRLKWVVTDSKYLTKPSKDWQPHIPTANTDPAYIEYKASKEGTVMGVAVSKVAMLTHCQALTQACNYCEGETLVNVLDFKKDMGLWHGVLAAVMNRIHTISVPYAVMKACPLSWVQRVHIHKARVALVKCRDLHWAMMAHRDQRDTSLASLRMLIVADGANPWSVSSCDAFLNVFQSHGLKPEVICPCAASPEAMTVAIRRPGVPGAPLPARAILSMGGLSHGVIRVNTEDKNSALTVQDVGHVMPGALMCIVKPEGPPQLCKTDEIGEIVINSRAGGNMYYGLPGVTKNTFEVIPVNTSGAPIGEIPFVRSGLLGFVGPGSLIFIVGKNEGLLMVSGRRHNADDLVATALAVEPVKTVYRGRISVFSATVFYDERIVIVAEQRPDASEEDSFQWMSRVLQAIDSIHQVGLYCLALVPANTLPKTPLGGIHISETKQNFLDGTLHPCNILMCPHTCVTNLPKPRQKQPVGVGPASIMVGNLVAGKRIAQAAGRDLGMIEDQDLVRKHQFLTEALQWRAQTDPDHVLYVLLNAKGVAVCTATSVQLHKRAEKIAAALTEKGSINTGDNVVLLYPPGVDLIASFYGCLYAGCVPVTVRPPHPQNLAATLPTVRMIIDVSKAASILTTQNLMRILRSKEAAATVNIKTWPTIIDTDDLPRRRPSQIYKPPTAEMIAYLDFSVSTTGMLTGVKISHAAVSALCRSIKLQCELYSSRQIAICLDPYCGLGFVLWCLASVYSGHQSILIPPFELETCLPLWLSTLSQYRIRDTFCSYSVMELCTKGLGTQTEILKARGLSLSCVRSCVVIAEERPRLSLTHSFSKLFKDLGLSPRAVSTAFGSRVNLAICLQGTTGPDPSTVFVDMKSLRHDRVRLVERGAPQSLPLMESGKILPGVRVIIVNPETRGPLGDSHLGEIWVNSPHSASGYYTIYGEESLQADHFNTKLSFGDPQTLWARTGYLGFVKRTELLDASGDRHDALFVVGSLDETLELRGLRYHPIDIETSVSRAHRSIAESAVFTWTNLLVVVSELCGSEQDALDLVPLVTNVVLEEHHLIVGVVVIVDPGVIPINSRGEKQRMHLRDSFLADQLDPIYVAYNM